One part of the Sphingopyxis sp. PAMC25046 genome encodes these proteins:
- a CDS encoding peptide chain release factor 3 translates to MSKHPDRRTFAIISHPDAGKTTLTEKLLVAGGAIHIAGEVKARGAARRARSDWMKIEQQRGISVTSSVMTFEHQGLIFNLLDTPGHEDFSEDTYRTLTAVDSAVMVIDAAKGIEPQTLKLFEVCRLRSVPIITFINKVDREGQTPFELLDEVADRLALDVCPMNWPAGMGGQFEGIYDLVDPALMVPGGDASRMYEGDRIAVEGLEDPRLAAKLSAPALALLKEETELASACYAPFDAAAYRNGDLTPVFFGSALKEFGVVDLLAGLASHAPGPQPQPAEPAPVRPDDDAVTGFVFKVQANMNPAHRDRIAFMRLCSGKFERGMRLMQGGTGKAIAISRPMLFLAQDREMAEEAFPGDIIGIPNHGTLRVGDTLSERSDIMITGLPNFAPEILRRVALVDPTKTKQLRKALDDMAEEGIIQVFYPEIGANMIVGVVGQLQLDVLISRLEAEYKVEAKLEQSPWDTARWIASDDAAALKAFQADNRGAAATDRDGAPVFMAKDAWEVGYVTQRNPSIRFTATKERVFAEAG, encoded by the coding sequence ATGTCCAAGCACCCCGACCGCCGCACCTTCGCCATCATTTCGCACCCCGACGCGGGCAAGACGACGCTGACCGAGAAATTGCTCGTCGCAGGCGGCGCGATCCATATCGCGGGCGAGGTGAAGGCGCGCGGCGCCGCGCGGCGCGCACGTTCGGACTGGATGAAGATCGAGCAGCAGCGCGGGATTTCGGTGACCTCGTCGGTGATGACCTTCGAGCATCAGGGGCTGATCTTCAACCTGCTCGACACGCCGGGGCACGAGGATTTCAGCGAAGACACCTATCGCACGCTCACTGCCGTCGATAGCGCGGTGATGGTGATCGACGCCGCGAAGGGCATCGAGCCGCAGACGCTGAAGCTGTTCGAGGTGTGCCGCCTGCGTTCGGTCCCTATCATCACCTTCATCAACAAGGTCGACCGTGAGGGGCAGACGCCGTTCGAACTGCTCGACGAGGTTGCTGACCGGCTCGCGCTCGACGTCTGTCCGATGAACTGGCCGGCGGGTATGGGCGGCCAGTTCGAGGGCATCTACGACCTCGTCGACCCCGCGCTGATGGTGCCCGGCGGCGATGCGTCGCGCATGTATGAGGGTGACCGGATCGCGGTCGAGGGGCTCGAAGATCCGCGGCTTGCCGCGAAGCTCAGCGCGCCGGCACTCGCCTTGCTCAAGGAAGAGACCGAGCTGGCGTCGGCCTGCTACGCGCCCTTCGACGCTGCCGCCTACCGCAATGGCGACCTGACGCCGGTCTTCTTCGGTTCGGCGCTCAAGGAATTCGGCGTCGTCGACCTGCTCGCCGGGCTCGCGAGCCACGCGCCCGGGCCGCAGCCGCAGCCCGCCGAACCAGCGCCGGTCCGGCCCGATGACGATGCCGTCACCGGCTTCGTGTTCAAGGTGCAGGCCAATATGAACCCCGCGCACCGCGACCGCATCGCGTTCATGCGCCTCTGCTCGGGCAAGTTCGAGCGCGGTATGCGGTTGATGCAGGGCGGCACGGGCAAGGCGATCGCGATCAGCCGCCCGATGCTCTTCCTTGCGCAGGATCGCGAGATGGCCGAAGAGGCCTTCCCGGGCGACATCATCGGCATCCCGAACCACGGGACGCTGCGCGTCGGCGATACGCTGTCGGAACGCAGCGACATCATGATCACCGGGCTGCCCAATTTCGCCCCCGAAATCCTGCGCCGCGTCGCGCTCGTCGATCCGACCAAGACCAAGCAGCTCAGAAAAGCGCTCGACGACATGGCCGAGGAGGGGATTATCCAGGTCTTTTACCCCGAGATCGGCGCGAACATGATCGTCGGCGTCGTCGGCCAGCTCCAGCTCGACGTGCTGATCAGCCGATTGGAGGCCGAATATAAGGTCGAGGCGAAGCTCGAGCAGTCGCCGTGGGACACCGCCCGCTGGATCGCGAGCGACGATGCCGCGGCCTTGAAGGCGTTCCAGGCCGACAATCGCGGCGCCGCGGCGACCGACCGCGACGGCGCGCCGGTGTTCATGGCGAAGGACGCGTGGGAGGTCGGCTATGTGACCCAGCGCAACCCGTCGATCCGCTTCACCGCTACGAAGGAACGCGTGTTCGCCGAGGCGGGTTGA
- a CDS encoding enoyl-CoA hydratase-related protein, whose protein sequence is MTDVPSFETIKFGVADHVATITLNRPDRLNSMPPAMADDIRAALDYLPILGARALLITGEGRGFCSGADLAGDRSGSAVGGGANSRKALRNHYNPMLLALANVEVPVVVAVNGPAAGVGCSFGLSGDFTIAGKSAYFLQAFVNIGLVPDGGSSWLLPRLIGLPRATQMMMLGEKIGAEQAADWGLIYKCVEDAELMAEAKALATRLANGPTVSLGTMRRVLREGLSQSYSDTLDAEAKGQYIAGNSADAMEGIMAFQQKRKTEFKGR, encoded by the coding sequence ATGACCGATGTTCCCAGCTTCGAAACGATCAAGTTCGGCGTCGCCGACCATGTCGCAACGATCACCCTGAACCGCCCCGACCGGCTCAATTCGATGCCGCCCGCGATGGCCGACGACATTCGCGCGGCGCTCGATTACCTGCCCATTCTGGGCGCGCGCGCGCTGCTGATCACCGGCGAGGGGCGCGGTTTCTGTTCGGGTGCGGACCTTGCGGGCGATCGCAGCGGGTCGGCGGTCGGCGGCGGTGCCAACAGCCGCAAGGCGTTGCGCAACCATTATAATCCGATGCTGCTGGCGCTCGCCAATGTCGAGGTTCCGGTGGTCGTTGCGGTCAACGGCCCCGCCGCCGGGGTCGGGTGCAGCTTCGGCCTGTCGGGCGATTTCACGATCGCGGGCAAGAGCGCCTATTTCCTGCAGGCGTTCGTCAACATCGGTCTGGTTCCCGACGGCGGTTCGTCGTGGTTGCTGCCGCGCCTGATCGGCCTGCCGCGCGCGACGCAGATGATGATGTTGGGCGAGAAGATCGGCGCCGAACAGGCCGCCGACTGGGGCCTGATCTATAAATGCGTCGAGGATGCCGAGTTGATGGCCGAGGCGAAGGCGCTCGCGACACGGCTCGCGAACGGCCCGACGGTGTCGCTCGGCACGATGCGCCGCGTGCTGCGCGAAGGCTTGTCGCAAAGCTATTCGGACACGCTCGATGCCGAAGCCAAGGGGCAGTATATCGCGGGCAACAGCGCCGATGCGATGGAAGGCATCATGGCCTTCCAGCAGAAGCGCAAGACCGAGTTCAAGGGTCGATAA
- the dinB gene encoding DNA polymerase IV — MDAFYASVEQRDDPALRGKPVAVGGSSRRGVVAAASYEARKFGVRSAMPSITAKRQCPGLIFVPPRFEVYRDISHQIRAIFRDYADEVEPLSLDEAYLDVSADKAGLGSATAAAKLIRQRIRAETGLTASAGVSYNKFIAKLASDQNKPDGLTIIPPGKGAAFVQTLSIRRFHGIGPVTAAKMEGLGVFSGADLAAKGPMWLAENFGNSAEWLYNLARGVDHRRVKSNRPLKSLGGERTFFNDLITDTEIREALAHVCAVVWDRATKKGARGRTVTLKLRYADFRTITRARSVPSPIIDGNSLLAAGEAILAPLLPTEQGIRLLGVTLSKFEGEEDEEGGAAVAPADLLSLI; from the coding sequence ATGGATGCCTTTTATGCCTCGGTCGAGCAGCGCGACGATCCGGCCCTGCGCGGAAAGCCCGTTGCGGTCGGCGGATCGTCGCGGCGCGGCGTCGTTGCTGCGGCGAGTTATGAAGCGCGCAAGTTTGGCGTCCGCTCGGCGATGCCCAGCATCACCGCGAAGCGTCAGTGCCCCGGCCTCATATTCGTGCCGCCGCGCTTCGAGGTCTATCGCGACATCTCCCACCAGATCCGCGCGATCTTCCGCGACTATGCCGACGAGGTCGAGCCGCTCTCGCTTGACGAAGCCTATCTCGACGTCAGCGCCGACAAGGCGGGGCTTGGCAGCGCGACCGCGGCGGCGAAGCTGATCCGCCAGCGCATCCGCGCCGAAACCGGTCTCACCGCATCCGCCGGCGTGTCGTACAACAAGTTCATCGCCAAGCTCGCGTCGGACCAGAACAAGCCCGATGGCCTCACAATCATCCCCCCGGGCAAGGGCGCCGCCTTCGTCCAGACGCTGTCGATCCGCCGTTTCCACGGCATCGGCCCCGTAACCGCGGCGAAGATGGAGGGGCTTGGCGTCTTTTCGGGAGCCGACCTCGCCGCCAAAGGTCCGATGTGGCTTGCCGAGAATTTCGGCAACAGCGCCGAATGGCTCTATAACCTCGCGCGCGGGGTCGACCATCGCCGCGTCAAGTCGAACCGGCCGCTGAAATCCTTGGGCGGCGAGCGCACCTTTTTCAACGACCTGATCACCGATACCGAGATTCGCGAGGCGCTCGCGCATGTATGCGCCGTCGTGTGGGATCGCGCCACGAAGAAGGGTGCGCGCGGGCGGACGGTGACGCTGAAGCTGCGCTACGCCGATTTCCGGACGATCACGCGGGCGAGATCCGTCCCCTCGCCCATAATCGACGGCAATTCGCTGCTTGCGGCAGGCGAAGCGATCCTTGCGCCCCTGCTCCCGACCGAACAGGGCATCCGCCTGCTCGGCGTGACGCTCAGCAAATTCGAGGGTGAGGAGGATGAGGAAGGCGGCGCGGCGGTAGCGCCCGCCGATCTCCTCAGTCTTATTTGA
- a CDS encoding HD domain-containing protein — protein MNDMTHEHATFRSMIDGTQEDWDIIAREQKEFAPNNGKRILEHLKLLGGDYGGFPVDRLEHCLQTATRAHRDGRDEEYVVMALLHDIGDTLGAFNHPDVAAAILKPFLSEENLWIVQHHGIFQGHYFFHYLGLDRDMRDQFRDHPYYAACAEFCEKYDAPAFDPDYDSEPLEFFEPMVMRLCSYPRTSIYKKVMVEEAAE, from the coding sequence ATGAACGACATGACGCACGAGCATGCCACATTCCGCTCGATGATCGACGGGACGCAGGAAGATTGGGACATTATTGCGCGCGAGCAGAAGGAATTCGCGCCGAACAATGGCAAGCGCATCCTCGAGCATCTGAAGTTGCTCGGCGGCGATTATGGCGGCTTCCCCGTCGACCGGCTCGAACATTGTCTGCAGACCGCGACGCGGGCGCACCGGGATGGCCGCGACGAGGAATATGTCGTGATGGCGCTGCTCCACGACATCGGCGACACGCTCGGCGCGTTCAACCATCCCGACGTCGCTGCGGCGATCCTCAAACCCTTCTTGTCAGAAGAAAATCTCTGGATCGTCCAGCATCACGGCATCTTCCAGGGCCATTATTTCTTCCACTATCTCGGGCTCGACCGCGACATGCGCGATCAGTTCCGAGATCATCCCTATTATGCGGCGTGCGCCGAATTCTGCGAGAAATACGACGCGCCGGCGTTCGACCCCGACTATGACAGCGAGCCCCTCGAATTTTTCGAGCCGATGGTGATGCGGCTCTGCTCCTACCCGCGCACCAGCATCTACAAAAAGGTGATGGTCGAGGAAGCGGCGGAGTAA